A single genomic interval of Streptomyces graminofaciens harbors:
- a CDS encoding PucR family transcriptional regulator has protein sequence MTRHSSNAAGTERHDPRPLTPLDPHGLLMLSHTLFTCAEQSEIVRLAMRHVSALGPYHAEAGYLATGDGLSRVLGHDAGAPTVDDVRMKELGEADGSVSLPERYWTWAFGLRGAGGLLGYLLVSSRSRPDRQGHFLLSTLVGLTSAALSLTVTRAAQHDNAGELSRLRTERDTALRQLDTMRTELHLQQTVHETLARVAARGGGEDAITQALYELTGLSTLIEDRFGNLRSWAGPDRPDPYPVRSSAYQEEMLRQVAREAGPVRFKDRLIALARPRGDLLGVLALEDPEATADEHTMFALDNAQRLLAQQLMHMRELTEVGLRLRRQLIDDLLEGTDETSAYARAEAVGHDLQRTHYVVVVHWPGNAATSSVTRAVEQATATTATRPLITRRGDRTVLLTEERPDDDAVYTALARELGTPDGAIGVSTRCDSPDGIPRCYQEALRALEVRQNSRQRSGTTFFDDLGLYRILGPGNDLRELEGFVREWLGQLIDYDAEHDTELVETLSRYFDCGGNYDDAAAALTVHRSTLRYRLQRIREITDRDLADVDTRLNLQVATRVWKIILSGRR, from the coding sequence GTGACCCGCCACTCGAGCAATGCCGCGGGCACCGAACGGCACGATCCCCGCCCGCTCACGCCGCTGGACCCCCACGGGCTGCTTATGCTGTCCCACACCCTGTTCACCTGTGCGGAGCAGAGTGAGATCGTGCGGTTGGCCATGCGGCACGTCAGTGCCCTTGGTCCCTATCACGCCGAGGCCGGATACCTCGCGACGGGCGACGGTCTGTCGCGCGTCCTGGGCCACGACGCGGGAGCGCCAACGGTCGACGACGTACGGATGAAGGAGCTGGGCGAGGCTGACGGCTCCGTATCCCTTCCAGAGCGGTACTGGACCTGGGCGTTCGGCCTGCGAGGGGCCGGCGGTCTGCTCGGCTACCTCCTGGTCTCCTCCCGCTCCCGGCCCGACAGGCAGGGGCACTTCCTCCTCTCGACCCTCGTGGGGCTCACATCGGCGGCCCTGTCGCTGACGGTCACGCGCGCCGCGCAGCACGACAACGCCGGCGAACTGAGCCGACTGCGCACCGAACGGGACACCGCACTGCGGCAGCTGGACACAATGCGCACCGAGCTGCACCTGCAGCAGACCGTGCATGAGACCCTCGCCCGTGTCGCCGCCCGGGGCGGCGGCGAGGACGCCATCACCCAAGCGCTGTACGAACTCACCGGGCTGTCGACGCTCATCGAGGACCGGTTCGGCAACCTGAGGTCCTGGGCCGGTCCCGACCGGCCCGACCCCTATCCGGTGCGGTCCTCGGCCTACCAGGAAGAGATGCTGCGGCAGGTCGCGCGCGAGGCGGGCCCGGTCAGATTCAAGGACCGGCTGATCGCCCTGGCCCGGCCGCGCGGCGACCTCCTCGGCGTACTCGCCCTCGAGGACCCCGAGGCCACGGCCGACGAACACACCATGTTCGCCTTGGATAACGCCCAGCGGTTGCTCGCCCAGCAGCTCATGCATATGCGCGAACTCACCGAGGTCGGACTACGGCTGCGCCGCCAGCTGATCGACGACCTGTTGGAGGGCACCGACGAGACGAGCGCCTACGCCCGGGCAGAAGCCGTCGGCCACGACCTGCAACGTACCCACTACGTGGTCGTGGTGCACTGGCCGGGCAACGCCGCGACCAGCTCCGTCACCCGTGCCGTCGAGCAAGCGACGGCCACCACGGCGACCCGCCCGCTGATCACCCGTCGCGGCGACCGGACGGTCCTGCTGACCGAAGAGAGGCCCGACGACGATGCCGTGTACACGGCGCTGGCCCGTGAGCTGGGCACGCCCGACGGCGCGATCGGGGTGAGCACCCGCTGCGACTCCCCGGATGGCATTCCCCGTTGTTATCAGGAGGCACTGCGGGCCCTGGAAGTGCGGCAGAACTCCCGCCAGCGCAGCGGGACGACGTTCTTCGACGACCTCGGGCTGTACCGGATCCTGGGGCCCGGAAACGATCTCCGGGAGCTCGAAGGCTTCGTGCGAGAGTGGCTCGGCCAGCTGATCGACTACGACGCAGAGCACGACACAGAGTTGGTGGAGACGCTCTCGCGCTACTTCGACTGCGGAGGCAACTACGACGATGCGGCCGCCGCCCTGACAGTCCACCGCAGCACCCTGCGCTACCGGCTGCAGCGCATCCGTGAGATCACCGACCGCGACCTGGCGGATGTGGACACCCGGCTCAATCTGCAGGTGGCAACACGCGTCTGGAAAATCATCCTGAGTGGGCGACGCTGA
- a CDS encoding AI-2E family transporter, which yields MAQVRDSGGDRVFAGLSPTHRKVAAWSATVLLALGVAAFIVWVVVVLRAATVPFVLALLGTALLQPLMPWLMKRGASRALASGLTCAGLAVLVCGVLVGVIHSLTESAGKIADGLAEAGDKLADRFGPVGDKLQERSRRHVRHGRQSRQLSGVGAGVRTEPGDTGPRDPCPRPRPGLPLPARRDKSASDHQVEDALTWGSSDRFRIFSCGGVQL from the coding sequence ATGGCTCAGGTCCGCGATAGCGGCGGCGACCGCGTGTTCGCGGGACTGTCGCCCACCCACCGCAAGGTCGCGGCCTGGTCGGCGACCGTGCTGCTGGCGCTTGGCGTGGCGGCGTTCATCGTCTGGGTCGTCGTTGTACTGCGTGCCGCCACGGTGCCGTTCGTCCTGGCTCTGCTGGGCACCGCGTTGCTGCAGCCACTGATGCCATGGCTGATGAAGCGCGGGGCCTCTCGCGCACTCGCCTCCGGGCTCACCTGTGCTGGCCTGGCCGTGCTGGTGTGCGGCGTGCTCGTCGGCGTCATCCATTCCCTCACGGAGAGCGCCGGGAAGATTGCCGACGGCCTCGCCGAAGCAGGGGACAAACTCGCCGACCGCTTCGGCCCGGTGGGCGACAAGCTGCAAGAGCGCAGTCGACGGCATGTCCGACACGGGCGCCAAAGTCGCCAGCTCAGCGGCGTCGGGGCTGGTGTCAGGACTGAGCCTGGCGACACAGGCCCTCGCGACCCTTGTCCTCGCCCTCGCCCTGGTCTTCCTCTTCCTGCGCGACGTGACAAATCTGCTAGCGATCACCAGGTGGAAGATGCGTTGACCTGGGGATCTAGTGATCGTTTCAGGATTTTTAGCTGTGGTGGGGTGCAGCTCTGA
- a CDS encoding esterase/lipase family protein has translation MSKPVVNIWGTPPGSELAAVEPAPWGTKWDLRTMTTSGTAWVFYRSPGEKVLRRPVILADGFAPEGTNVDNLYDGLENGEYPFISTLRQAGFDVILLGFADRTASVLDNAEVAIQCIMQTIGEREGEHPLTVGGFSMGGLVTRYALAKLERQKMRHETANYLSYDTPHRGAWLPLGVQAFAHYVKAHWGGEGKPLYNLYSDLINSPAAREMLRWHLATGTNTTLDVAAGQDQARTDFLDALERMGEWPQIPRLLGVANGTGTGAGNSIPADSPAMDTPGPTVAAQLRTQGQGSKTVARMRELDQAEVSINTTGFPELDGAPGGLFPELLGGASNFGVANMLANLLNGAAAQPAHNASTFVPTISAVAVADIDNHDALYSKIDSDYSSLHDFRCATTNEGHTVVTRELGEWIVTKLKDA, from the coding sequence ATGTCCAAGCCTGTCGTCAATATCTGGGGTACCCCTCCGGGGTCTGAGCTCGCCGCCGTGGAGCCCGCCCCCTGGGGCACCAAGTGGGATCTCCGCACCATGACCACCAGCGGAACCGCCTGGGTCTTCTACAGGTCACCCGGTGAGAAGGTCCTCAGGCGGCCGGTGATCCTCGCCGATGGCTTCGCTCCGGAAGGAACCAACGTCGACAACCTGTACGACGGCCTGGAGAACGGGGAGTACCCGTTCATCTCCACGCTGCGCCAGGCCGGTTTCGACGTCATTCTGCTGGGCTTCGCCGACCGCACCGCGTCCGTCCTCGACAACGCCGAGGTCGCGATCCAGTGCATCATGCAGACGATCGGCGAGCGCGAAGGCGAGCACCCGCTGACGGTGGGCGGCTTCAGCATGGGAGGCCTGGTCACCCGCTACGCCCTGGCCAAGCTGGAGCGGCAGAAGATGCGGCACGAGACCGCCAACTACCTCTCCTACGACACCCCGCACCGCGGCGCGTGGCTGCCCCTGGGAGTCCAGGCGTTCGCCCACTACGTGAAGGCCCACTGGGGAGGCGAAGGCAAGCCCCTCTACAACCTCTACTCCGACCTGATCAACAGCCCCGCCGCACGGGAGATGCTGCGCTGGCACCTCGCAACCGGAACCAACACCACTCTCGACGTCGCCGCCGGCCAGGACCAGGCACGGACCGACTTCCTGGACGCACTGGAGCGGATGGGCGAGTGGCCCCAGATCCCCCGCCTGCTCGGCGTCGCCAACGGAACGGGCACCGGCGCCGGAAACAGCATCCCCGCCGACAGCCCCGCGATGGACACCCCCGGACCGACGGTGGCCGCGCAGCTGCGTACCCAGGGACAGGGAAGCAAGACCGTCGCCCGGATGCGGGAACTGGACCAGGCCGAGGTCTCGATCAACACCACCGGCTTCCCCGAACTCGACGGCGCCCCAGGTGGTCTCTTCCCCGAGCTCCTCGGCGGCGCCTCCAACTTCGGCGTGGCCAACATGCTGGCCAACCTTCTCAACGGCGCGGCGGCGCAACCCGCGCACAACGCCTCCACCTTCGTCCCCACCATCAGCGCCGTCGCTGTCGCTGACATCGACAACCACGACGCCCTCTACAGCAAGATCGATTCCGACTACAGCAGCCTCCACGACTTCCGCTGCGCCACCACCAACGAAGGCCACACCGTCGTGACCCGAGAACTCGGAGAGTGGATCGTGACCAAGCTCAAGGACGCGTAA